Genomic DNA from Clostridium sp. BJN0013:
GTATTATATCAGAAGCATCATTAGAGGATGAAACTACAAGCAAATATTTTTCATTTGTCTTATTTTTAAGTAAAAATTCTATAAGTTTTGAATTGCTATTATTCATATTATCCTGTGGACTACCGCCTGAGTTTCCCTGCTGACCAGGACCTGATTGTTGGTTTGAAGATAGAAGTTCCAATCCTGCTGCTGGAAAAGAACCATTGAGCTTATTAAATAATACCTGTGAAGATCCTGTAAGCGGTGTTATCAAAAGTCCTATAATTGATACTCCTACCAGAATTTTTTTCATTCCGAGTATTTTATTTTGTTCATATGTTTTTTTGCCTTTTAAAATATTTAGTGCACCCAATATTATTGAAGGTATTATACATAAAACTGCTATTAATACCATCAATACCTTAACAATACCTGAATAGCTGCTAAAGTAACTGGCTACCAATAATTGAATACCTCCATTAACTAATAATGCCCCAGGTAAAAGCCAGCTCTTCCAACCTCTTTCTTTGTAAAATTCCCACATTGAAGTAATTCCTATTCCCGTAAGTGCGGCAACTGGCGGTGCAAGCATGGTTAAATAATAGGAATGGAATGTACCTGTATTGAAGCTGAAATATATAAAGACAGGTAAAAACCACATAAACCATAAAGCTAACCCTTGTTTTCTATTATTATCTAATCTGAATCTCAACTTTTCTTTAATTGCTGAAGCTATGAATCCAAATATGGCAAGAGGTATAAACCAGCATATTTGATCTGAAAGTGTATTTTTTGAAAATAGTCTTGTAATTCCCTGAGCAGCCTGACCTCCAAAGGTGCTGGACTGTACTCCTCCTTGAGTATTTCCACCTCCAAGGCCTTGTCCTCCTGCACCACCCTCCATATTTTTGCCATTATTAGAGTTAGATGGACTTCCACTGCCATTACCACCCGGATTTCCAGGAAATTGCCCTGAAAACTCTGTAGAATTATAATCGGATGTTTTTGAATAAGATGATGTACCTTCATCAGCTTTTGAGTTTTCTTTAAACTGCGGAGGAGTTTGTCTATTTCCTCCCAGTGCACCTCCCCCCATACCTTTACTAGATGAACTAAGGGATAATCTCTCCGTTCCATTATGACCTACTATAAGTTCCATAACCGTATTATTAGTACTGCTGTCTACATAAGGTCTATTGGCAGCAGATATGGAGTCCACAGCTAATGCCCAGGACAATGATACTGCCACAAGTACAAAGGTACTTACTACAAGATGGATTATTCTCTTTTTAACCGAAACATTTGTAGCAAGGAGATATGTTATATATAGTGCGGGAACTACCATATAGGCCTGAAGCATCTTTACATTAAATCCTAGTCCTACAAGTACCATACTTATTATGAGGTATTTAAATTTTCCCTTTTCCGCCGCTATGGAAAGTGCAAGGCATGCAAATAATAGAACCATCACAAGCACATTATCTATTGTATTGTTTCTGCTTGCAGCTACAAATACCGGGGTTACTGCAAGACATAATGCAGAAATGAGTCCTGCCATGCTGCCAAAAGCTCTCTTCACAATAACATAAATTAATATAACGGAAATTACTCCTGCCAGGGCCTGAGGCAAAATTATACTAACACCGCTAAATCCAAATATTTTAGCAAATATAGCCTGAATCCAAAAACCCAGAGGCGGTTTATCAATAGATACAAATCCTGCCGGATCAAAAGATACAAAGAAGAAATTTTTAAAACTCATAGTCATACTTTTTAC
This window encodes:
- a CDS encoding glycosyltransferase family 39 protein: MNRVKLVNKIKFTKENIALILIILLSSILNFANLSIEGYGNSYYAAAVKSMTMSFKNFFFVSFDPAGFVSIDKPPLGFWIQAIFAKIFGFSGVSIILPQALAGVISVILIYVIVKRAFGSMAGLISALCLAVTPVFVAASRNNTIDNVLVMVLLFACLALSIAAEKGKFKYLIISMVLVGLGFNVKMLQAYMVVPALYITYLLATNVSVKKRIIHLVVSTFVLVAVSLSWALAVDSISAANRPYVDSSTNNTVMELIVGHNGTERLSLSSSSKGMGGGALGGNRQTPPQFKENSKADEGTSSYSKTSDYNSTEFSGQFPGNPGGNGSGSPSNSNNGKNMEGGAGGQGLGGGNTQGGVQSSTFGGQAAQGITRLFSKNTLSDQICWFIPLAIFGFIASAIKEKLRFRLDNNRKQGLALWFMWFLPVFIYFSFNTGTFHSYYLTMLAPPVAALTGIGITSMWEFYKERGWKSWLLPGALLVNGGIQLLVASYFSSYSGIVKVLMVLIAVLCIIPSIILGALNILKGKKTYEQNKILGMKKILVGVSIIGLLITPLTGSSQVLFNKLNGSFPAAGLELLSSNQQSGPGQQGNSGGSPQDNMNNSNSKLIEFLLKNKTNEKYLLVVSSSNDASDIILNTGEAVMSLGGFMGNNKAITLDEFKELVKNGEVRYVMVGGSGGSNSSSEIMNWVKENGKVVSSSEYGNSTESTSKSSDNTENSIESSTNSKNPQGMGGRDSQKQLYDLKEYTDSL